The Labilibaculum sp. sequence GAAAAATTATGGGCGAAAAAACTGTTGACGTGCTGGAAGAGATGAGAAAAGCCACCGTTAGGTGGCTTTTACTATTGTATTAGTATACTGTTTAGAACTTATTGTCTTTTCTTTGTTTTTTTACATTTTTAATCATCCTGCCAAAGCTCTTATCCTTGTTCTTCTTTTCCTGTACGGTCGATTCGAAATGTGTTTTCTCCCGGTGCATTTTTTGAAAGTTCGCGTACGAGTTGGGATCAATTTCACCATTTTCAACAGCTTCTATAATGGCACAGCCTTTCTCGTGTTGGTGGGTACAGTCTTTGAATCTGCAATTTTTGGCGTATTCCATAATGCCATCAAATGTCATTTCTAAACCACTGGCTGTGTCTGTAATTCCAACTTCCCGCATTCCCGGGTTGTCGATTAAAATCCCGCCATTTTCGAGCACGATCAATTCTCGATGGCTGGTAATGTGTTTCCCTCTGTCGATACTTTCGCTAATTGCTCCTGTACTCATCAGTTGCTTACCGCTTAACTTGTTGATCAGTGTTGATTTTCCAACACCAGAGGAACCAAGCAAACAATAGGTTTTCCTTTTATTTATAAGTGCTGCTAATTGATCCAATCCGGCATCCGACTCATTACTAACGGCAATTACAGGTACATCTTTAATGCGTTCTGCAATCAGATTAAGAAGAGTTTCCAACTCGGCAGCAGTAATTAAATCAATTTTGCTAAGAAGTATAATTGGTTCCACATTAGAAGCATAACAAATGGTTAAATACCGTTCTAATCGGTTGATATTAAAATCGCGGTTAACAGATTGTACAATCATGCCGTAATCGATATTTACTGCAATTATTTGTACCTGTCCTGATTTGCCAACCGCTTGCCGTTCAATTACTGAACTGCGGGGATAGATGGCATGAATCAGAGCTTTTTTTTCATCGTATTCGGAAAAAGCCACCCAATCTCCAACGGCCGGAAAATCGTATCTGCTTTCCGCCGTAAAGCGCAAATTCCCCAACAATTCAGAATCATATTCATTTGTTGGAGTTTTTACAACATACCTTTCTTTGTGTTCCGATACAACCCGACCCATTTCAAATGAATCTAATTTTTGTTCGATTCTATAACTTTCAAGTATGTGGTTGTATCCTAAATCTTCGTAAGTCATAATTGTTGTGTTAATTATTTATTGTGTGATGCTATTTCTTAAATTTCAATTTAGCCATCTTTCCCAATTGCACCAAAAAATTACAGAAAAGATATTGCAGCTATTTCAGGTGTTGGTGAGGTGGGAGAGAGCAGATACCTCAACCCCGGCCCTTCTCCTCGAGGAGAAGGGGGACTTCTTTCAAAAATGTGCAGATATCAGGAGCTGTATTCACCTCTCTTTTAAGGAGAAGGATTGGGTGAGGTTTTTGAAAAGCTATGGGGCGAAAAAACTGTTGACGGGTATTTGTTAATGCATTCACTTCATTTGTTTGCAGATCTATTTAAGATCATAAAAAAATATATTGTTGTGTTTCAGGTGAATAGTGTATTATGTGTTTGAATTAAACGGCAAATGTGAGATATTGTTTTGTAGTTGTTTCTATTAATGTTAACTTGAAATTTCGATTAAAAAAAATGCTTTGTTGAGTAGAGGGGAAGGGCAATTCCAAATTAACTTACATGTTTCATCAGGCACATTTTCACATTAAAAACAGCTGTTTTATTCGCCATAAACGGGCATCTAATTCAGTTGATGTAGGTTTTAGCAACGCACAAACCCCTCGGAGTTTTGCAGATACCCGTTTTAGCGGTACACAATGCTCCCGGAGTTTCAAGAATGCCGGTTGCAGCAATACACAATTCCTTGGGAGTTTCTCAGATGCCGGTTTTATGCACACACAAGCCTTGTTTTTTTTCGTGGATGCTCATTTTGGGAACACACAATGCCTCCGGAGTTTCGGGAATGCATCTTTTGTGTGCTCGGGAATGCTTGTAAAACAAGAGAATTCACAATAATTACATGTTAAATCATTTTAGAATTATCCGGATCAAGTGAAGACAATATTCATTGATCCTTTTGTATAACTATAATTGAAGATTGAATGGCTTATTTAGTATTTCCTACATCCGATATAAATCGGTTAAAAGTGTTGGATCGTTCCATTGCAACTGCAAAGAAAGATGCAGAATTAGGAACTAGTTTTATTCCTGCTGAGTTGCTGCTCGAGGCAGAAGAGCTGAAGTTGAAATTTCAGACGGTTTACGATCTGAGCAATGCCAGCTTATCGGTTCGGCAGAAAGAGGTTCGCGAGAAAAATGAAAGTTTTGGCAAACTTGCTGTTGTGGTGCGCGATTTTTTTGATGGGTTAAGAAGAAGAACCTACCGAATGGATCATCCTGCTGAAGTGCTGCGTTACTACAACATTACTGCGGGTGGCGAATTACCTACTTTCAGTAAGGATATGGATTTGGTAAATGCTGCTGAAAACATTCTTTTGGGAGAGCAAAAAGCGGTTGAAGCTACCTATCCAGCCATGAGCAATCCTTCGGTAGAGGAGGTGGCATTGGCTTTGGAGTCTGCAAAAAAGGAATTCGACGAAATTGCTCCTGCCGATCGTGCTGTAAATAAGGTACAGAAAGATTTGGCCGGGGTGCGCGAGCCCGTTGAAGCAATGCTTAAGGAAATTGCTGCTTACATTCAATTTTCGATGAGAAACCAGCCAACATCGAATGTGCGCAGATTTATGAGAACCTATGGTTTCGAATACCGATACCTGCAGGGAGAAGCTGTGGATGAAGAGCTGGCAGTTAATGAGACTGCTGAAAATTAGTAGAGACTATATGGTCTGGAGAAAATGAAAGCCACCTTGAGGTGGCTTTTTTGTTTTTTGATGGTTTGTAAAAGGGAAGCTAATTTTACTGGATTTCGCCTACTAAAATGCTAATTAACCAGAGAATTGTAGCGTTTGTACTTAAAAATAAATTGGAAATTTAGCAATAAATAAAGTAGTCTTGTTCTAGCTTTCTAAAAGTTTTAAGCCCCTGTATTCTTTAAGCATGTACTTGTTTTCGACTAGGTGATTTGTATTCATTATGCTTTTGGGTAATACTTTAAGTCCAATAAGTGTGTCAGTCCTTGTTTTAATCATGAAAGAGTACTCCTTAGCTTCATCTTCTGTTAATACACCATTTTTTTGCATCTCAACAATTTTTTGCCTTATGGTTAAGCTTTCCATAAATGCTTCATTTTGTTGTTTAGTCTTATAGAAACGATGGTTTGTAATAAAATCCCATATTTCTTTAAAGATTAAGAATAATGATTTAGCAGTTTCAACTTGTGATTTAATCCCTAAGTTGGTATCACTACCTGAGTCAAGCATGATTATTCTTGCAGAATTTTTATCTTCATCACTTTGACCGTTAATTTTTTCAATTGTTTTAATCAGTTCATCTAGAGCTGTTATAATTTTTAAGTATTGACTAGGTTCGAGACCATCTTCTTCTATTGCAATTTGAAAAATTAAGTATCCTGTGTCCATAAGCGAATCTAAATCACCAGAGAATTTTTTATCAACTAATAACTCAGTTGTAATTTTTTTTAAGTCTACAAGGGATTTATGAAAGGAATATAGTCTTGAAACCTTGTCGTTGATTATTAAATCCCTTCCAGGCATATTTCTTAATTGAGTAGTAAGAAAAGCCAAGTTTGCTTCCTCATAGACTTCCGAGGCGTTTATTTTATTAAGTATACTGGCGTATTCTTCTGTTTTAACTAAATTATCGTACTTACTCTTTGAAGCAAAGAGAATAGGAGTAATTGAGGTATAGTTAAATGTAGTTCCAGGAAGTTTAAAACCTTGATCGAAAATCGCAACTATTTGTTCTGAACACAGTTCTGAGATCACATGTCCTATATTAATCGAAAAATCAAGTTTCTGCATATGTTCTTTTATTGATATTAACGTAAAAGTGTTTTATTCTTGAGTTCTTAAAATTAACAAAACATTATTTAGGAACACTGAGTTTAATTGTGATAATAGTTCTAAATAAAGGATAAATAGAATTGGTAGCTATTTTAGGCATTGGTGAAGTGGGAGAGAGCAGACACCTCAACCCCGGCCCTTCTCCTCGAGGAGAAGGGGGCCTTCTTTTAAAAATGTGCAGATATCAGGAGCTGTATTCACCTCTCCTTTAAGGAGAAGGATTGGGTGAGGTTTTAAAGACAGGAGTATGGTCAGAACAAAAAGATAAGGGGCTGGGGGGCATAAAAAAAGCCACTGACGCGGCTTTTAAATTCTTAAACAGTTGGTATTGATTGCATCTGATAGATACATCTCAAAAAATCATTTTTTTCAACTTTGATAGAGAAAACAAATCATAAACATAGGAAATGGTTTCATTTCTTTACAATTTTCATTGCATTAAAAACCAATTCAGCAACAACTTTTGCTCCTTCTGGTTGAAAATGTGTATTGTCTGATTGTCCTTCCGGATAAGCTTCATATACGCCGGAGGGCAAATTCATAAAATAATTATTAGTTACATATTCCTGACCTTTCCCACTAA is a genomic window containing:
- the rsgA gene encoding ribosome small subunit-dependent GTPase A translates to MTYEDLGYNHILESYRIEQKLDSFEMGRVVSEHKERYVVKTPTNEYDSELLGNLRFTAESRYDFPAVGDWVAFSEYDEKKALIHAIYPRSSVIERQAVGKSGQVQIIAVNIDYGMIVQSVNRDFNINRLERYLTICYASNVEPIILLSKIDLITAAELETLLNLIAERIKDVPVIAVSNESDAGLDQLAALINKRKTYCLLGSSGVGKSTLINKLSGKQLMSTGAISESIDRGKHITSHRELIVLENGGILIDNPGMREVGITDTASGLEMTFDGIMEYAKNCRFKDCTHQHEKGCAIIEAVENGEIDPNSYANFQKMHREKTHFESTVQEKKNKDKSFGRMIKNVKKQRKDNKF